In Malania oleifera isolate guangnan ecotype guangnan chromosome 8, ASM2987363v1, whole genome shotgun sequence, a single window of DNA contains:
- the LOC131162768 gene encoding uncharacterized protein LOC131162768, whose product MCRAFATTLKGTVRDWYRTLRLGSINSFLEMEQLFTGHFLSSQRIVKTTGHLMSMAQGEQETLKKFMHRFNTATLEICNLDMGVALAALTTTLQPESFLYSLGKNPLVDMGELMARAQKYINLEEMMDTRGSRIEKRKSSSSETRESYRSIRKKDYVSWPEPVRTPLHKRNMSKFHAFHRDQGHDTEEYIQLKKEIETLIRKGYLSKFIKKEDPQREPLEQRRPSVQEKEEQVIGEIGVIFGGSTSGGDSGGARKRYAKKGLAVGCVRPLLLQMAVGMVEDLAGRRRRGRQRRRERATVTGTNDLGSDVKGGVMTRMV is encoded by the exons ATGTGTCGAGCTTTCGCAACAACCCTTAAGGGTACTGTCAGAGACTGGTATCGAACTCTGCGACTCGGATCGATCAATTCCTTCCTAGAGATGGAACAACTGTtcaccggccacttccttagtagtCAAAGAATTGTTAAAACAACGggccatctcatgagtatggcGCAAGGAGAGCAAGAGACTCTAAAGAAATTCATGCACCGCTTCAACACAGCAACCCTAGAAATCTGCAACCTAGACATGGGGGTGGCTTTAGCAGCCTTGACAACAACTCTTCAACCCGAAAGTTTCTTATACTCTCTAGGGAAAAATCCACTAGTGGATATGGGGGAGCTGATGGCTCGAGCACAAAAATACAtcaacctggaggagatgatggacacAAGAGGAAGTCGCATAGAGAAAAGGAAAAGTAGTAGCAGTGAGACACGAGAATCCTATAGATCC ATCAGAAAGAAGGACTATGTCTCGTGGCCCGAACCCGTGCGAACACCTCTTCACAAGCGAAACATGTCCAAGTTCcacgcattccatagggatcaggGCCATGACACAGAGGAATACATCcagttgaagaaagaaatcgaaacCCTAATAAGAAAGGGATACCTgtcaaagtttataaagaaagaagatccacAAAGGGAACCTCTCGAGCAGAGGAGGCCTAGCGTACAAGAGAAGGAGGAGCAAGTCATAGGGGAAATTGgggtgatcttcggaggatctACTAGCGGAGGAGATAGTGGGGGTGctcgcaaaagatatgctaaaaaG GGACTCGCTGTGGGGTGCGTGAGGCCGTTGCTGTTGCAGATGGCCGTGGGGATGGTGGAGGATCTCGCTGGGAGACGGCGACGGGGGCGGCAAAGGCGACGAGAGCGAGCGACGGTGACGGGGACGAATGACTTGGGCAGCGACGTCAAGGGAGGTGTGATGACGAGGATGGTGTAA